From the genome of ANME-2 cluster archaeon, one region includes:
- a CDS encoding formate--phosphoribosylaminoimidazolecarboxamide ligase family protein, whose product MIDRNEIIEVLQEYDPTDYKIGAVASHSALDVFDGAVEEGFQTYAICRSGREQTYTNYFRTKCDKDGCVIRGVVDDWVVYDSFDELLLPAEQQSLIDNNILFIPNRSFTSYCGIDAIEDDFRVPLVGSRNLLRSEERGEKQDYYWLLDKAGLPYPEKLEDPQEIDELVMVKLPHAVKKLERGFFSAATYEEYLEKSESLLAQNVITQSALDNARIERYIIGPVFNLDFFYSPIEEDLSPVELLGIDWRFETSLDGHVRLPAPQQMTLNPGQVTPEYTVCGHNSATLRESLLEEAFELAEKYVSAARKYYDPGIIGPFCLQTCVDKDLNFYIYDVAPRVGGGTNVHMSVGHPYGNTTWRIPMSTGRRLAMEIRNAIEMDRLDMIVT is encoded by the coding sequence ATGATCGACAGAAACGAGATTATAGAAGTACTCCAGGAATATGACCCAACCGATTACAAGATCGGTGCCGTAGCATCCCATTCAGCCCTGGATGTATTTGACGGAGCAGTGGAAGAAGGTTTCCAGACCTATGCCATATGCCGCAGCGGCCGTGAACAGACCTACACAAATTACTTCAGGACAAAGTGTGACAAAGACGGCTGCGTCATACGCGGCGTGGTGGACGACTGGGTTGTATACGACAGTTTTGATGAACTTCTCCTGCCTGCAGAACAGCAATCACTCATCGACAATAACATACTTTTCATACCTAACCGCTCCTTTACATCCTACTGCGGTATAGACGCTATCGAAGATGATTTCAGGGTACCACTTGTGGGCAGCCGGAACTTGCTGCGAAGCGAAGAGCGTGGCGAGAAACAGGACTACTACTGGCTGCTAGATAAAGCCGGTCTGCCCTATCCTGAAAAGCTGGAAGACCCACAGGAAATAGACGAACTGGTCATGGTAAAACTACCCCATGCTGTCAAGAAACTTGAACGGGGTTTCTTTAGTGCCGCAACCTATGAGGAATACCTGGAAAAATCAGAATCACTTCTGGCACAGAACGTCATAACCCAGTCCGCTCTTGATAACGCCCGCATCGAACGCTATATCATCGGCCCGGTCTTTAATCTTGATTTCTTTTATTCACCAATCGAAGAAGACCTAAGTCCGGTCGAGCTACTGGGTATCGACTGGCGGTTCGAGACAAGCCTCGACGGACATGTCAGGCTGCCCGCGCCCCAGCAGATGACACTTAATCCCGGGCAGGTAACACCTGAGTACACGGTCTGCGGCCACAACTCAGCCACACTAAGGGAATCACTACTCGAAGAAGCTTTTGAACTGGCAGAGAAGTACGTATCAGCCGCACGGAAATACTACGATCCAGGTATAATCGGTCCCTTCTGTCTCCAGACCTGCGTGGATAAAGATCTCAACTTCTACATCTATGACGTGGCTCCCAGGGTGGGCGGCGGAACAAATGTTCACATGTCTGTGGGGCACCCCTACGGCAATACCACCTGGCGCATCCCCATGAGCACAGGTAGACGGCTGGCAATGGAGATTCGCAATGCTATTGAGATGGATAGACTTGATATGATTGTAACCTAA